One segment of Acidianus sp. HS-5 DNA contains the following:
- a CDS encoding 50S ribosomal protein L37e: MKGTPSFGKMNKGATHIRCRRCGRNSYNPKKHYCAACGFGKSKKIKRYSWQNKKVNGVRLV; the protein is encoded by the coding sequence ATGAAAGGAACACCATCATTTGGTAAAATGAATAAAGGCGCAACACACATTAGATGCAGGAGATGCGGAAGGAATTCTTATAATCCGAAAAAGCATTATTGTGCAGCTTGTGGGTTCGGTAAATCTAAGAAAATAAAGAGGTATAGTTGGCAAAATAAGAAGGTTAACGGAGTAAGGTTAGTTTAA
- a CDS encoding PUA domain-containing protein: protein MKEFVTYPERVSNFDFFYLRNIFAYQFSQDIAECVFDNLPSFFIQRSINTNRIRNIIVNNELFLILRAQDNLFSLTLDSAEKIKECSKSPRFRIIIPFDIANFVKNSGNVFAKHVINVDRSLRAGDQVIVVDESDNIIGIGRLKLSAEEIIEYKRGVAVIVKERNKNEGNP from the coding sequence ATGAAGGAGTTTGTGACATATCCGGAAAGGGTATCTAATTTCGATTTTTTTTATTTAAGGAATATATTTGCATATCAATTTAGCCAAGATATTGCAGAATGCGTCTTCGATAATTTACCTTCTTTTTTTATTCAAAGATCTATAAATACAAATAGAATAAGAAATATTATAGTAAATAATGAATTGTTTCTAATTTTGAGAGCCCAAGACAATTTATTCTCATTGACATTAGATTCTGCTGAAAAAATTAAGGAATGCTCTAAATCTCCTAGATTTAGAATAATAATTCCTTTTGATATTGCTAATTTTGTAAAAAATTCTGGAAATGTGTTTGCAAAACATGTAATAAATGTAGATAGAAGTCTAAGAGCTGGAGATCAAGTTATAGTTGTAGATGAAAGCGATAATATAATAGGAATTGGTAGATTAAAGTTATCAGCTGAGGAGATAATCGAATATAAAAGAGGAGTAGCTGTAATTGTAAAGGAGAGGAATAAAAATGAAGGTAATCCTTAA
- the tfe gene encoding transcription factor E, which produces MLNLAKSLLGEEYTELLEFLINKKTEMTDDEIANELGIKVNEIRKKLYALADQGLVSYRKSRDKDTGWYIYYWKVNTEQINEILLNRKREILDKLKARLDYESNNEFYMCPEDKAKYTFDEAFENEFKCPKCGSQLAYYDSGKVREVLEKKINELEGEISKETKLGAKSS; this is translated from the coding sequence ATACTAAATTTAGCGAAGAGCTTGTTAGGTGAAGAATATACAGAATTATTAGAATTTCTTATAAATAAAAAGACCGAAATGACAGATGACGAAATAGCTAACGAATTAGGTATAAAAGTTAACGAAATAAGGAAAAAACTTTATGCATTGGCAGATCAAGGATTAGTAAGTTATCGGAAGAGTAGAGATAAAGATACAGGATGGTATATATATTATTGGAAAGTTAATACTGAACAAATTAATGAAATATTATTAAATAGGAAAAGGGAAATTTTAGATAAATTAAAAGCAAGATTAGATTATGAATCTAATAATGAATTTTATATGTGTCCAGAAGATAAAGCTAAGTATACATTTGATGAGGCATTTGAAAACGAATTTAAATGCCCAAAGTGCGGCTCTCAGCTTGCATATTATGATTCCGGTAAAGTAAGAGAAGTGCTGGAGAAAAAAATTAATGAACTAGAAGGAGAAATTAGCAAAGAGACTAAACTTGGAGCTAAAAGTAGTTGA
- a CDS encoding RecB-family nuclease: MRNIIVGLHNITSSQRLIDFAKIVFNLGVEKLVITKASGTAAQVGIPEVGKLAFKLNKSLLILPDLKDSLELLKPSSIYLVSSNAKDEINVESLKNGKEDQVLIVFPGIESGFTKIEQSIGNYVHIPKLLQDLGPEAEAAILLYMLL; encoded by the coding sequence GTGAGGAATATAATAGTTGGCTTGCATAATATTACAAGCTCGCAGAGATTAATAGATTTTGCAAAAATAGTTTTCAACCTTGGTGTAGAGAAGTTAGTAATAACTAAAGCGAGCGGTACTGCTGCACAAGTAGGAATTCCGGAAGTAGGAAAATTAGCTTTTAAACTTAATAAATCACTCCTAATTTTACCGGATTTAAAAGATTCTTTGGAATTATTAAAACCAAGTTCTATATATTTAGTATCTTCTAATGCAAAGGACGAAATAAACGTAGAGTCTCTAAAAAATGGAAAAGAAGATCAAGTATTGATAGTATTTCCTGGAATAGAGAGTGGTTTTACGAAAATTGAGCAATCCATAGGGAATTATGTGCATATACCTAAATTATTACAAGATTTAGGACCAGAAGCAGAGGCAGCAATACTCCTCTATATGCTTCTCTGA
- the hflX gene encoding GTPase HflX — translation MKAVLFSSEEYLDEAKTLSETAGYEITSVYKLPKKPNPSYYIQEDKLNKLKNEDIDAIIIFDLLKPRHFINLNKELGSKMKILDKLLLLLEIFALHAGSKEAQLQIELARLKYELPIIKDVYKKHKISEQQGLLGAGVYGVEAILRLYHRKIAKISKELMHIKELREYQIKQHESNSLPSIAITGYTNAGKTSIFNILTGLSQKVDSSMFTTTAPKRFKISIKGQKIMLVDTVGFIRGIPPQIIEAFFVTLSEIKYADIILLVVDISLDDTLILDMLKSSFSTLRELGISGKPILIVANKTDKIPHEEIDRRSDLIYKISNEMYSPIIGTIPFSAKTLYNITNLETKITESISAYCNQEKREIT, via the coding sequence ATGAAGGCTGTGTTATTTTCATCTGAGGAATATTTAGATGAAGCTAAAACTCTATCCGAAACAGCAGGATATGAGATAACTAGTGTATATAAGCTTCCTAAAAAACCAAATCCGTCCTATTATATTCAAGAAGATAAGCTAAATAAATTAAAAAATGAGGATATCGACGCTATAATAATATTTGATCTCTTAAAACCCAGACACTTTATTAATTTAAATAAAGAATTAGGAAGTAAAATGAAAATTTTAGATAAGCTTTTATTATTATTGGAAATTTTTGCATTACATGCAGGATCTAAGGAAGCACAGCTCCAGATAGAATTAGCAAGATTAAAGTATGAATTACCGATTATAAAGGACGTTTATAAAAAGCATAAGATATCCGAGCAACAAGGTTTGCTCGGAGCAGGAGTTTACGGAGTAGAAGCTATACTTAGACTATATCACAGAAAAATAGCGAAAATATCAAAAGAGTTAATGCATATAAAGGAATTAAGGGAGTATCAAATAAAACAGCATGAAAGTAACAGCTTACCGAGTATAGCAATAACTGGTTATACGAATGCAGGCAAGACTTCGATATTCAATATATTAACCGGACTTAGCCAGAAAGTTGACTCATCTATGTTTACAACAACTGCTCCTAAAAGGTTTAAAATATCCATAAAAGGCCAAAAAATAATGCTTGTCGATACAGTAGGATTCATTAGAGGAATTCCTCCTCAGATTATTGAAGCATTCTTCGTAACTTTATCAGAAATTAAATATGCAGACATTATATTGCTTGTAGTCGATATATCTCTTGATGATACATTAATTCTTGATATGTTAAAATCTTCCTTTTCAACTTTGAGAGAATTAGGAATTTCAGGAAAGCCAATACTCATAGTAGCTAACAAAACAGATAAAATACCTCACGAAGAGATAGATAGGCGTTCTGATCTAATATATAAAATAAGCAACGAAATGTACTCTCCAATTATTGGTACAATTCCTTTTTCAGCAAAAACATTATATAATATTACTAATTTAGAAACTAAGATAACAGAAAGTATATCAGCTTATTGCAATCAGGAGAAAAGGGAAATTACATAG
- a CDS encoding PAC2 family protein produces MKVILKGITEDELKGSTFITGFRTIGETGYLASRYIVLKRKLQRIGFITTKYLRDVTFLDEYGIATPFDLFYDKELHTIVLLNHLLPFQREWNSFAKDMITWLKKLEVKNIILIGGLDKRYKEGTEELRWLKTSKNVSSLPYPELEKQLIMVGPLALFTIYSEIEDLPAIVLLPYADRERIDPAAAAVAVGAINKILGINIDVTELYEDAKKLEEELQKQLENIQKEVSKSGLDRHYM; encoded by the coding sequence ATGAAGGTAATCCTTAAGGGTATAACTGAGGATGAATTAAAAGGATCTACGTTTATAACTGGATTTAGGACAATAGGAGAAACAGGGTATTTAGCATCAAGATATATCGTGCTAAAACGTAAACTCCAAAGAATAGGATTTATAACTACCAAGTATCTTAGAGATGTTACATTCTTGGATGAGTACGGTATAGCAACTCCTTTTGATTTATTTTACGACAAGGAACTTCACACTATAGTTCTGTTAAATCATCTATTACCATTTCAGCGTGAATGGAACTCCTTTGCTAAAGACATGATAACGTGGCTTAAAAAGCTCGAAGTAAAGAATATAATATTAATAGGAGGCCTTGACAAGAGATATAAGGAAGGAACAGAAGAACTTAGGTGGCTTAAAACTTCTAAAAACGTATCAAGCTTGCCTTATCCTGAACTGGAAAAACAATTAATAATGGTAGGGCCTTTAGCTTTATTTACTATTTACTCAGAGATTGAAGACCTCCCAGCAATAGTTCTTTTACCTTATGCTGATAGGGAGAGAATAGACCCTGCAGCTGCTGCAGTAGCTGTAGGCGCGATAAATAAAATCTTAGGAATCAATATAGATGTTACAGAACTTTATGAAGATGCTAAAAAATTAGAAGAAGAGCTCCAGAAGCAGCTAGAGAATATTCAAAAAGAGGTAAGTAAAAGTGGACTAGATAGGCATTATATGTAA
- a CDS encoding DNA cytosine methyltransferase, which translates to MELKVVDLFSGAGGFSLGFRNQGFNIVLAIDINHAAVRTYAENFPSAITLEEDIRNITGDEITSIIGHSPDILIGSPPCEGFTAANPSRLKNPVDRLYLDERGSLTLEYIRLVGELKPKIFVMENVPAIVETKELKDSILTEFSKIGYEQIYFNFLRAEDYGNPSRRLRVFISNIKISPHKISKKVTVHEAISDLDNTRDIPNNEVHEVTDKKILKISKLYFGDYLTMYKGSRKEIPLYIRLNPFDLAPTVLGNSRFIHPYHDRFLTVREQARLMSYPDDHIFIGSRDEQYNQVGEAVPVALSTAIASYIKVKISEEYNSWLA; encoded by the coding sequence TTGGAGCTAAAAGTAGTTGATTTGTTTTCTGGAGCAGGCGGATTTTCTCTAGGATTTAGAAATCAAGGGTTTAATATAGTATTAGCTATAGATATAAATCACGCTGCAGTTAGGACTTATGCTGAAAATTTTCCGTCAGCAATAACCCTAGAGGAAGATATAAGGAACATTACTGGAGACGAAATAACAAGTATTATAGGTCATTCTCCAGATATTTTAATAGGAAGTCCTCCTTGTGAAGGATTTACTGCAGCTAACCCTTCAAGGCTAAAGAATCCAGTGGATAGACTATATTTAGACGAAAGAGGATCTTTAACACTTGAATACATAAGGCTAGTAGGCGAATTAAAGCCAAAAATATTTGTAATGGAGAATGTTCCTGCCATAGTCGAAACTAAAGAATTAAAAGATTCAATATTAACAGAATTCTCAAAAATAGGATACGAGCAAATTTATTTTAACTTCCTAAGGGCAGAAGATTACGGTAATCCTTCTAGGAGACTAAGAGTATTTATTTCAAACATAAAAATAAGTCCGCATAAAATAAGCAAAAAGGTTACGGTTCATGAAGCAATCTCAGATTTAGATAACACGAGAGATATTCCAAATAACGAGGTGCATGAGGTTACAGATAAAAAGATACTTAAAATAAGCAAGTTATACTTTGGCGACTATTTAACTATGTACAAGGGGAGTAGAAAGGAAATTCCGCTTTATATTAGGTTAAATCCTTTTGATCTAGCTCCAACAGTTTTAGGAAATTCAAGGTTTATTCATCCTTATCACGACAGATTTCTAACAGTAAGAGAACAAGCTAGATTAATGAGCTATCCAGACGATCATATTTTTATAGGAAGTAGGGATGAACAATACAATCAAGTAGGAGAAGCAGTTCCAGTAGCCTTATCAACTGCCATAGCATCATATATTAAGGTGAAAATAAGTGAGGAATATAATAGTTGGCTTGCATAA
- a CDS encoding proteasome-activating nucleotidase — translation MSGEIDVSRDNNEDYEQIIKLLEEKINALQAETESLRKELNYYKSELEKLLSPPLIEAVVLDILDDGKVIVRSTSGPNLIVTVSSDIDTKNLKIGQSVALNQRGSAIVKILPEREDPFIKSMEVLEKPNIKYEDIGGLSQQIQELREVIELPLKNSEIFKELGIQPPKGVLLYGPPGTGKTMLAKAVAAESNATFIHVVASEFAQKFVGEGARVVREVFEFARKKAPSIVFIDEIDAIGAKRIDLGTSGEREVQRTLMQLLAELDGFQPLDNVKIIGATNRIDILDPALLRPGRFDRVIEIPLPDFNGRKEIFRIYMSKMKVSNSVDITILAKLTEGFSGADIKNVCTEAGYFAIREDKKIIDMNHFIEAINKIKSKRKEEFKGREEKYT, via the coding sequence TTGTCTGGAGAAATAGATGTTTCTAGAGATAATAATGAAGATTATGAGCAAATAATTAAATTACTCGAAGAGAAAATTAACGCATTACAAGCAGAAACTGAAAGTTTAAGAAAGGAATTAAATTATTATAAATCTGAATTAGAGAAATTATTAAGTCCTCCTTTAATAGAAGCTGTTGTACTAGATATTTTAGATGATGGGAAAGTAATAGTTAGAAGTACCTCTGGTCCAAACTTAATAGTTACAGTAAGCAGCGATATAGATACTAAAAACCTTAAAATTGGACAATCAGTAGCATTAAATCAGAGAGGTTCTGCAATAGTTAAAATTTTACCTGAAAGAGAAGATCCATTTATAAAATCCATGGAAGTACTGGAGAAGCCTAATATAAAGTACGAAGATATAGGAGGCCTATCACAACAAATTCAAGAACTTAGAGAAGTAATAGAACTTCCCTTAAAGAATTCAGAAATATTCAAGGAACTGGGGATTCAACCACCTAAAGGCGTATTATTATACGGACCTCCAGGAACAGGAAAAACAATGCTTGCTAAAGCAGTTGCAGCAGAGAGTAATGCAACCTTTATTCATGTGGTAGCTTCAGAATTTGCTCAAAAGTTTGTAGGTGAAGGTGCTAGAGTTGTAAGAGAAGTTTTTGAGTTCGCCAGAAAGAAGGCTCCTTCAATAGTTTTTATTGACGAAATAGATGCAATAGGTGCAAAAAGAATAGACCTGGGGACTAGTGGAGAAAGAGAAGTACAAAGGACTTTAATGCAATTACTTGCAGAACTTGATGGATTTCAGCCATTAGATAATGTAAAGATAATAGGAGCTACTAATAGGATAGATATACTAGATCCTGCCTTATTAAGACCTGGTAGATTTGATAGAGTAATAGAAATTCCATTACCAGATTTTAATGGCAGAAAAGAAATCTTCAGGATTTATATGTCTAAAATGAAGGTAAGCAATAGTGTGGATATTACTATACTAGCTAAGCTTACTGAAGGATTTAGCGGTGCAGATATTAAGAACGTATGCACAGAAGCAGGATATTTTGCAATAAGAGAGGATAAAAAAATAATAGATATGAACCACTTTATAGAAGCTATAAACAAGATAAAATCTAAAAGGAAGGAAGAATTTAAAGGAAGAGAAGAGAAGTACACATGA
- a CDS encoding multiprotein bridging factor aMBF1: MSIQKQPQKYCEMCGMPIRGKGITVVYEGSIITVCESCYSKIRKTAKIYEEKPKKTQAIKQQRENVNKKSEVEVEIADDYYKIIRTAREHLGLTTKQLADKMKVSENIIKRFEQGKLKPTIEQAKALEKILSVKLLYTISSEETQKGGKNFELTLGDVVNIREKK; the protein is encoded by the coding sequence GTGAGTATTCAGAAACAGCCACAAAAATATTGCGAAATGTGTGGAATGCCAATACGTGGTAAGGGTATTACAGTAGTTTATGAGGGTAGTATAATTACTGTATGTGAGTCATGTTACTCAAAAATTAGGAAAACTGCTAAGATTTATGAAGAAAAACCTAAAAAAACACAAGCTATTAAGCAACAAAGAGAAAATGTAAATAAAAAGTCAGAAGTGGAAGTAGAAATTGCAGATGATTATTATAAAATAATTAGGACTGCAAGAGAGCATTTAGGTCTTACTACTAAACAATTAGCAGATAAAATGAAAGTTTCTGAAAATATAATAAAGAGATTTGAACAAGGTAAATTAAAGCCAACAATAGAACAAGCAAAGGCATTAGAAAAAATTTTGTCCGTAAAATTATTATATACTATATCAAGTGAAGAAACACAAAAAGGAGGCAAGAATTTCGAGTTAACCTTAGGAGATGTAGTAAATATAAGGGAAAAGAAATGA
- a CDS encoding LSm family protein — MAETAHKVLAESLGSLVLVKLKGNKEVRGLLKSYDQHMNLVLSDSEEIQSDGSGKKIGTIVIRGDNVILISPIQQS; from the coding sequence TTGGCAGAAACCGCACATAAGGTGCTTGCGGAATCATTAGGTAGTCTAGTTTTAGTTAAATTAAAAGGAAACAAAGAAGTAAGAGGATTATTAAAAAGCTATGATCAGCATATGAATTTAGTGCTATCAGACTCGGAAGAAATACAAAGCGACGGTAGCGGAAAGAAAATCGGAACTATAGTAATTAGAGGGGATAACGTAATTCTTATATCCCCAATACAACAATCATAA